The following coding sequences are from one Streptomyces venezuelae window:
- a CDS encoding ABC transporter permease, with amino-acid sequence MYDPTVARLTYRALLGRRRALILFALPVLLIAISAAVRGFSGADDQVAVDVLGGFALATMVPIIGVIAGTGAIGPEIDDGSVVYLLSKPIKRPAIIFTKLIVAIAVTMAFSAIPTFVAGMILNGNGQQIAVAYTIAALVASITYAAIFLLLGTITRHAVVFGLVYALVWEALFGSLVSGARTLSVQQWSLAVAEKVGKGDLITSDVGLTTGAVLLLAVTVATTWYAGQKLRSLTLAGEE; translated from the coding sequence ATGTACGACCCCACTGTCGCCCGGCTCACCTACCGGGCCCTGCTCGGCCGCCGCCGGGCACTCATCCTCTTCGCCCTGCCCGTTCTGCTGATCGCCATCTCCGCGGCGGTACGCGGCTTCAGCGGCGCCGACGACCAAGTGGCCGTCGACGTCCTCGGCGGCTTCGCGCTCGCCACGATGGTGCCGATCATCGGCGTCATCGCGGGCACGGGCGCGATCGGCCCGGAGATCGACGACGGCTCCGTCGTCTACCTGCTCTCCAAGCCTATCAAGCGGCCCGCGATCATCTTCACCAAGCTGATCGTCGCCATCGCCGTGACCATGGCGTTCTCCGCGATCCCCACGTTCGTCGCGGGGATGATCCTCAACGGCAACGGCCAGCAGATCGCCGTCGCCTACACGATCGCGGCCCTCGTCGCCTCGATCACGTATGCCGCGATCTTCCTGCTCCTCGGCACGATCACCCGGCACGCCGTGGTCTTCGGGCTCGTCTACGCCCTGGTGTGGGAGGCCCTCTTCGGCTCGCTGGTCTCCGGAGCGCGCACCCTCAGCGTCCAGCAGTGGTCCCTCGCGGTGGCGGAGAAGGTCGGCAAGGGCGACCTGATCACCTCGGACGTCGGGCTGACGACCGGGGCGGTCCTGCTGCTCGCGGTCACGGTGGCCACCACCTGGTACGCCGGCCAGAAGCTCCGCTCGCTGACGCTGGCGGGCGAGGAGTAA
- a CDS encoding ABC transporter ATP-binding protein, with translation MSTINIDHASRWFGNVVAVNDITMNIGPGVTGLLGPNGAGKSTLINMMGGFLAPSTGSVTLDDKPIWRNEQIYKDIGIVPEREAMYDFLTGREFVVANAELHGLDERAAKKALATVEMEYAQDRKISTYSKGMRQRVKMASALVHDPAVLLLDEPFNGMDPRQRMQLMELLRTMGGQGRTVLFSSHILEEVEQLASHIEVIVAGRHAASGDFRRIRRLMTDRPHRYLIRSSDDRALAAALIADPSTAGIEVDLKEGALRVQAVDFARFTTLLPRVAREHGIRLLTVSPSDESLESVFSYLVAA, from the coding sequence GTGAGCACGATCAATATTGACCATGCCTCCCGCTGGTTCGGGAACGTGGTGGCCGTCAACGACATCACCATGAACATCGGCCCCGGCGTCACGGGCCTCCTCGGCCCGAACGGCGCGGGCAAATCAACCCTCATCAACATGATGGGCGGCTTCCTCGCCCCCTCCACCGGCAGCGTCACCCTCGACGACAAGCCGATCTGGCGGAACGAACAGATCTACAAGGACATCGGCATCGTCCCCGAGAGGGAGGCCATGTACGACTTCCTCACGGGCCGCGAATTCGTCGTCGCCAACGCCGAGTTGCACGGACTCGACGAACGGGCCGCCAAGAAGGCGCTGGCCACGGTCGAGATGGAGTACGCGCAGGACCGCAAGATCTCCACGTACTCCAAGGGCATGCGCCAGCGCGTGAAAATGGCGTCCGCACTGGTCCACGACCCGGCCGTGCTGCTGCTCGACGAACCCTTCAACGGCATGGACCCGCGCCAGCGCATGCAGCTGATGGAGCTCCTGCGCACCATGGGGGGCCAGGGCCGCACGGTCCTCTTCTCCTCGCACATCCTCGAGGAGGTGGAGCAACTGGCCTCCCACATCGAGGTGATCGTCGCCGGACGCCACGCGGCCAGCGGCGACTTCCGCCGCATCCGCCGGCTCATGACCGACCGGCCCCACCGCTATCTGATCCGCTCCAGCGACGACCGCGCCCTGGCCGCCGCGCTGATCGCCGACCCTTCGACGGCCGGCATCGAAGTCGACCTCAAGGAGGGCGCCCTGCGCGTCCAGGCGGTCGATTTCGCGCGGTTCACCACGCTGCTGCCCCGGGTCGCCCGGGAACACGGCATCCGGCTCCTCACGGTCTCGCCCTCGGACGAGTCCCTCGAGTCGGTCTTCTCCTACCTCGTCGCGGCCTGA
- a CDS encoding ABC transporter permease: MSTESTQIHNIGYRNYDGPRLGRAYARRSLFSQSLRGAYGLGRSAKSKVLPMILFAVMCVPAAIMVAVAVATKADDLPVDYTRYAIVMQAVISLFLAAQAPQTVSRDLRFKTVPLYFSRPIERGDYVLAKFAAMTSALFVLTAAPLLVLYAGALLAKLDFTDQSKGFAQGLVSVALLSLFFSGIALVISAITPRRGFGIAAVIAVLTITYGAVSTVQAIAFEQDSSADAISWLGLFSPITLIDGVQTAFLGATSAFPGGEGPSSGVGVVYVVVVLGLIAGCYGAMMRRYRKVGL, encoded by the coding sequence ATGAGCACCGAGTCCACCCAGATCCACAACATCGGCTACCGGAACTACGACGGCCCCCGCCTCGGCCGCGCCTACGCCCGCCGCTCGCTCTTCTCGCAGAGTCTGCGCGGCGCGTACGGACTGGGGCGTTCCGCCAAGTCCAAGGTCCTGCCGATGATCCTCTTCGCGGTGATGTGCGTGCCCGCGGCGATCATGGTGGCTGTCGCCGTGGCCACCAAGGCCGACGACCTCCCCGTGGACTACACGCGCTACGCCATCGTCATGCAGGCCGTCATCAGCCTCTTCCTGGCCGCCCAGGCCCCCCAGACCGTGTCGCGCGACCTGCGCTTCAAGACCGTCCCGCTCTACTTCTCACGGCCCATCGAGCGCGGTGACTACGTCCTGGCGAAGTTCGCCGCGATGACCTCGGCCCTCTTCGTCCTCACGGCCGCCCCGCTCCTCGTGCTCTACGCGGGAGCCCTGCTCGCCAAGCTCGACTTCACCGACCAGAGCAAGGGCTTCGCACAGGGACTGGTCTCCGTGGCGCTTCTCTCCCTGTTCTTCTCCGGCATCGCGCTCGTCATCTCGGCGATCACCCCCCGCCGCGGCTTCGGCATCGCCGCCGTCATCGCCGTCCTGACCATCACCTACGGAGCGGTGTCCACCGTCCAGGCCATCGCGTTCGAGCAGGACAGCAGCGCCGACGCCATCAGCTGGCTCGGGCTCTTCTCGCCGATCACGCTCATCGACGGCGTGCAGACCGCGTTCCTCGGCGCGACCTCCGCCTTCCCCGGAGGGGAAGGCCCCTCGTCCGGCGTGGGCGTTGTCTACGTAGTCGTCGTCCTCGGCCTCATCGCCGGCTGCTACGGCGCGATGATGCGCCGCTACCGAAAGGTCGGGCTGTGA